From the genome of Prionailurus bengalensis isolate Pbe53 chromosome D1, Fcat_Pben_1.1_paternal_pri, whole genome shotgun sequence:
tctgggtctctgcttctccctgtccTGGGAGGGGACTGGCCCAGGTCTCTGACGGCCCTCGGCTGGCCACAGTCCTTAGGGTGGGGCAGGTACCCTCTGCCGAGGCCCATCGACTCAGCCAGGCGTGAGGGCTTGGCCAGGCCGACTCCTGGAGGCCCTGCCTGGCAGCACGCACGCCCCCGCCCTGCTTCCCCAGCCCTCGACCCAGAGCCACCAGGTCTGTCCCCTGTTCACAGTAATGAGctacctctcccttccctgggcccGCCCCACCGGACACCCAGCAGCTGAGGGGTCTTCCTTCCTCACCAGACTCTCAGAACACCGAAGACGGACACCAGCAGGCCTCTGCCGGGCGCAGAGAGGGCGTGGGCAGCAGGGGGCACCCAGAGGCTGGCCGGCTGCTCTCGGACACCTGAGCATTTGGACTGTCGGCGCACCGGGCCCACCTCTCCCAGAGCCCCAGGCCTGGCCCTCTGGCCCAGACCAGGATGGGCAGGCGGGAACGTGGCCCTTAGCTGGCCGTCCTGGGCCCCTGAAGATACACTGAACTGCCCCTGGCTCTGGTGGAGCCCTCAGTGGGCTGTGGCTTGAGTGGCCTTGTCAAAAGGAACCACTCCTTGCCCTGCCTGGCACCTTCCCGGGACCTCCCTCCACCTGGGAGCATGGTGGGCCCTCTCCCAGGCCGGTGGAGAGCCCCGTGGGTCCCCATCCCGAACCGCCCGGCCCGGGCTGACAGCACTTGCTGAGTGCCGTGCCTGAAGCACCTCCCGTCTGTTGGGCAAgtctcccacccaccctgtgTTACCCGCCAAAAGACAAAAGGATTTGTCCAGAACATTAGTGGCTGCTTCTGCCCTTTAGGACCGGGGCCAGTGTTTACTACGCTCGTGGGCTCACACCCCGCACGCCCCCAACTGCTCGCGTGGCATGGTGAGCGCTGGACTGTGTCCGGCCTGGGCGACGGCCCCGGACACTGCCCCCAAAGCTGTTCCATCTTAAGAGAACACAGCCACACCAAGCCGGTGAAGGCCGCGGGACAGTGGACACGGGTTTGCCTGGGGGTCCTGTCCTGTGGGGTCGGGGTCCAGGCTCCTGTGCTCCCCCCAGCTTCGGTGAGTGGCTCAGGTCGGTCcccgcttccttccttcccctctggggGCCTGGCAGGCTGGCCGATCTCCACTAAGCCCCGTACCAGGCACAGGGGGTACGTGCTTGCTCCTGTCTGCTTTCCCTGACGCCTTCAGGGGGCAGATGTGCTGCTGTGGAACCGAGCGTCAATTTATAAATCCTGTGTCCCCTTGACACCGAGTTGGGGGGGCTCATGTGAGGGGGCAGGGAACCTGTACATGGCGGACGGCAGAGGAGACCCTAAGGTGAGGGTCTATACAGAGATACAGAGTCTGAGGAATACCCACGACCTTTACTGTTGCCCCACAAGGTGGGCAGGGCTTTTGCCATCCATCCGCAGGCAAAGCTGCCTGCTTCAGGGACCACTCCCCtgagcctgccccccaccccccgccccaggacgCTGGTCCCTCCTACTAGCAGCCTGCAGGCCCCCTTCCGAAGGCGGGCAGTGACCCCGGCCGCCCCCCTCCGCCAGCCTGGTCAGGGAACATCAGCCGAGCAGGCTCTTCTCTCAGACCTCAGCACCCGGGGCCTCGGGTCTGTTCTTGTTCCGGAAATGGTCTCTGCTCCGCTTCCTGCTGCCGTGGAAGCCAACGGTCTCCACCGCTGGAGGCCCGGCTTCTGACCCAGCGGGGGCAGCCCCCGGGCGCAAGCCCACGTCCTGAAGGCCCCCGGGGGCGCTGCTCTGCTCCTCAGCCTCGGGGCTCCCAGGCCCCGCCAGGTGGGCCAGCTCCACCGGACCCTCGCCCCCTGCCGCTCCCAGGTTCCCAGGGGCAGCCCCGCCTGGCTCTCCTGCCTTCCTCAAGGCCCTCTTCCTCTCAGGTCTGGCTTCGCCCGCCCGGGCCGGTTTGGTGAAGACGACTCTCCCCTCCCCGCAGCTGGAGGAGTCCTGGTTGAAAGAGGGCGTGTAGTCACCGGGGACGGCCAGGCTCTTCGAGCCCAGGAAGGCCAGCGCGGCGGCCCGATTGCTCTGCTCGCTGGCCTCGGCCACGTTTTCCAGGCTGTACTTGGTCCAGCGCTCGGGGTGGGCCACATAGTCAGGGACGGGGGGCCGCTTCGGGAGGGCAGGGCTCTGGCCGGCCCCGCCTGGGCCCTCCGCCGCAGGCTGGCTTGAGGGCGCCGGTGGCCGTGTGGAGTCCCCACTGTCACCGGGCAGTAGCTGCCTGGCTGCCCCCTCCAGACAGTCGAAGATGCTGTGGCTGCGCCGGGAGAAGGTGGAGCTCGTGTCCCTCAGGCGGAACGGCTGCGCCGAGGCCGAGGCCGAGGGGCGGCCCCTGAGAGGCAAAGCGGGCTCGTCGGGGTCTGAGTCCCCCTGGGCCTCCCAGGGCAGCACCCCCGGGGACACAGCCGCCATCTCAGCACTGCCAGGcaagctgaagtcagagtctGAGTCGCTGAGGGACACGGTGTCAGAAGGCAGGGTGTCATACTCTGTCCCCTGCTCAGCCTCCAGGGGCTGTCCTGCCCCTGCCTCAGCCATGTGTCGCAGGGCACACCACACCTAGACCAAAACAGCCCAAGTTCGTTTCCGACGATCGCATGCGTTTAGGACACGTCCGCCCTGTAGACCCACTGTCCCTAGGCAGGCGGCAGGATCAGCGTTAAGAATGGTGTCGTCCAGAGGAAGGGACCGAGGACCCCCGCCCCCTGAAAGCCCTCCTCTCACCTCCCCTGTCTGAGGGTCGCCGTGCAGACACCGGCGTGCTGGCACAGGCCCCTTGCTGGCACAGGCGTGGTGGCCTCAGTCCGGCTCCTTTCAGCTGCTCCCCTGTAGTGGgctgtggggggaggagggccaACCATC
Proteins encoded in this window:
- the TSSC4 gene encoding protein TSSC4, whose translation is MAEAGAGQPLEAEQGTEYDTLPSDTVSLSDSDSDFSLPGSAEMAAVSPGVLPWEAQGDSDPDEPALPLRGRPSASASAQPFRLRDTSSTFSRRSHSIFDCLEGAARQLLPGDSGDSTRPPAPSSQPAAEGPGGAGQSPALPKRPPVPDYVAHPERWTKYSLENVAEASEQSNRAAALAFLGSKSLAVPGDYTPSFNQDSSSCGEGRVVFTKPARAGEARPERKRALRKAGEPGGAAPGNLGAAGGEGPVELAHLAGPGSPEAEEQSSAPGGLQDVGLRPGAAPAGSEAGPPAVETVGFHGSRKRSRDHFRNKNRPEAPGAEV